One Jeotgalicoccus saudimassiliensis DNA window includes the following coding sequences:
- a CDS encoding Nif3-like dinuclear metal center hexameric protein: protein MLKVSNLLNQLNEIAPFSDSEKWDNTGLLIGDEDDEVTGILTALDCSMETVDEAVMMNANVIISHHPLIFPDLSKVVNKGPGAVIRKLIKNDINLIAMHTNLDHQKNGVSHMIAKALGYPETEILLPEVGNFKKLRVNINAEDKNTFKDNLLKNASVGNMGDYSEVSFEYEVHGQFKPGSTSNPTIGTPGTLEYVDEYVIECIFDGRDQQAVIDAVKRYHPYEEPAYDIFSLDRKADTGLGVMFDYGDTLGSLVQLIEEKTGLKTVNVVKGNDRIIKKAAIIGGSGMSFAGMVFNSGADVLITGDVKYHEAYDSKQAGYNIIDAGHYLEVLMTEGLRELIKERIDVPVSASGVSTNPFE from the coding sequence ATGTTAAAGGTAAGTAATTTATTAAATCAGCTGAATGAAATTGCCCCGTTTTCAGACAGTGAGAAATGGGATAATACAGGTCTTTTGATCGGTGATGAAGATGATGAGGTGACGGGAATTTTAACGGCGCTCGACTGCAGTATGGAAACTGTTGATGAAGCTGTGATGATGAATGCGAATGTCATTATCAGTCATCACCCGCTTATTTTTCCCGATTTGTCGAAAGTCGTGAATAAAGGACCGGGCGCTGTGATTCGTAAACTGATTAAAAATGATATTAATCTGATTGCAATGCATACGAACCTGGATCATCAAAAAAATGGTGTCAGCCATATGATTGCCAAAGCATTAGGCTACCCGGAAACTGAAATACTGCTGCCTGAAGTCGGTAATTTTAAAAAACTCAGAGTGAATATTAACGCTGAGGATAAAAATACCTTCAAGGATAATCTTTTGAAAAATGCGTCTGTCGGGAACATGGGGGATTATTCAGAAGTCAGTTTTGAGTATGAGGTACACGGACAGTTTAAGCCGGGCAGTACGTCCAATCCGACAATAGGGACACCCGGGACGCTTGAATACGTGGATGAATATGTTATCGAATGTATTTTTGACGGAAGAGATCAACAAGCCGTGATCGATGCAGTTAAACGATATCATCCATACGAAGAGCCGGCGTATGATATTTTCAGTCTTGACCGTAAGGCTGATACAGGTCTTGGCGTGATGTTTGACTACGGTGATACGCTAGGCAGTCTCGTTCAGTTAATCGAGGAGAAGACCGGACTGAAAACTGTGAACGTCGTTAAAGGCAACGACCGTATCATTAAAAAAGCGGCAATTATCGGGGGTTCCGGCATGAGCTTTGCCGGTATGGTATTTAACAGCGGCGCAGATGTGCTGATTACCGGTGATGTGAAGTATCATGAAGCATATGATTCAAAACAGGCCGGTTATAACATTATCGATGCAGGACATTATCTTGAAGTCTTAATGACAGAAGGACTGAGAGAACTGATTAAAGAACGCATTGATGTTCCTGTTAGTGCTTCCGGCGTATCAACAAACCCATTTGAATAA
- the rpoD gene encoding RNA polymerase sigma factor RpoD, with the protein MAKKKAITVEPKEVDFTTVEQAKAFLLEKGKKDGQLSHEEVADKLANFELDSDAMDEFFEELNENEIQMINEKDAADTDEKLDLSDMSAPPGVKINDPVRMYLKEIGRVDLLTAAEEVELAKRIEQGDDIARSRLAEANLRLVVSIAKRYVGRGMLFLDLIQEGNMGLIKAVEKFDFTKGFKFSTYATWWIRQAITRAIADQARTIRIPVHMVETINKLIRIQRQLLQDLGREPTPEEIGEEMDLPAEKVREILKIAQEPVSLETPIGEEDDSHLGDFIEDQEAQSPSDHAAYELLKEQLEDVLDTLTDREENVLRLRFGLDDGRTRTLEEVGKVFGVTRERIRQIEAKALRKLRHPSRSKKLKDFMD; encoded by the coding sequence ATGGCGAAGAAAAAAGCAATTACAGTTGAACCGAAAGAAGTGGATTTCACAACTGTCGAACAGGCAAAAGCGTTCCTGCTGGAAAAAGGGAAGAAAGACGGACAGCTGTCCCACGAAGAAGTTGCAGATAAGCTTGCAAACTTCGAACTGGATTCAGATGCAATGGATGAATTTTTCGAGGAACTGAACGAAAATGAAATTCAGATGATCAATGAAAAAGACGCAGCTGATACAGATGAAAAACTCGATCTTTCTGATATGAGTGCACCTCCGGGCGTTAAAATCAACGACCCTGTGCGTATGTACTTAAAAGAAATCGGCCGCGTGGATTTACTGACCGCAGCAGAAGAAGTGGAACTGGCAAAACGTATCGAACAGGGTGATGATATTGCCAGAAGCCGTCTTGCTGAAGCAAACCTCCGCCTTGTTGTAAGTATTGCAAAACGCTATGTCGGACGTGGAATGCTCTTCCTCGATTTAATTCAGGAAGGTAACATGGGTCTGATTAAAGCAGTGGAAAAATTCGACTTTACAAAAGGATTTAAATTCTCGACGTACGCAACGTGGTGGATCCGTCAGGCGATTACACGTGCGATTGCCGACCAGGCAAGAACGATCCGAATCCCTGTGCATATGGTCGAAACGATCAACAAACTGATTCGTATTCAACGCCAGCTGCTGCAGGATTTAGGACGTGAACCGACACCGGAAGAAATCGGTGAAGAAATGGACCTGCCTGCTGAAAAGGTTCGTGAAATTCTTAAGATTGCACAGGAGCCTGTATCTCTTGAAACACCGATTGGTGAAGAAGATGACAGTCATCTTGGTGACTTTATCGAAGACCAGGAAGCACAGAGCCCGTCGGATCATGCAGCGTATGAGCTGTTAAAAGAACAGCTTGAAGACGTACTCGATACTTTAACAGACCGTGAAGAAAATGTACTCCGTCTCCGTTTCGGACTGGACGACGGCCGAACGCGCACACTGGAAGAGGTAGGTAAAGTATTCGGTGTTACACGCGAACGTATCAGACAAATTGAAGCGAAGGCACTTCGTAAACTCAGACATCCGTCAAGAAGCAAGAAACTAAAAGACTTTATGGATTAA
- a CDS encoding tRNA (adenine(22)-N(1))-methyltransferase: protein MLNQRLKAVSDYITGDALVDIGSDHAYLPIYAVENNIIKKAICGEIVRGPYESSVKNVQQHKLSELIKIRLGDGLSVLRSMDDVDTITICGMGGPLIAEIIEEGMQFVHGKPRFITQANTYPYPIRKIMAQHNYKITDELQLKDGPYFYDILVFDYSEDPVEYSEAELRFGPVNIDKREPVFIGQLEREKSHIEKILNGINDREKNIDKVTRLESNLKYVDEVLGNVKGK from the coding sequence ATGTTAAACCAAAGACTTAAGGCAGTATCGGATTATATTACCGGGGATGCGCTTGTTGATATCGGTTCTGATCATGCATATTTACCGATTTATGCTGTTGAAAATAACATTATTAAAAAAGCAATCTGCGGAGAAATTGTACGCGGACCATACGAATCTTCTGTTAAAAACGTGCAGCAGCACAAGTTATCGGAGTTAATTAAAATCAGACTGGGTGACGGTTTATCCGTACTGCGCAGTATGGATGATGTCGATACGATTACTATTTGCGGCATGGGTGGTCCGTTAATCGCCGAAATTATCGAGGAAGGCATGCAGTTTGTTCACGGCAAGCCCCGCTTTATTACACAGGCGAATACTTATCCGTACCCGATACGTAAAATTATGGCACAGCATAATTACAAAATTACAGATGAACTGCAGTTAAAGGACGGACCGTATTTCTATGATATTCTTGTCTTTGATTACTCGGAGGACCCTGTTGAATACAGCGAAGCCGAGCTGCGTTTCGGACCTGTAAATATTGACAAGAGAGAACCGGTGTTTATCGGCCAGCTGGAACGTGAAAAGAGTCATATAGAAAAAATATTAAATGGTATCAACGATAGAGAGAAGAATATAGATAAAGTCACGAGACTTGAATCTAATCTTAAATATGTCGATGAGGTGCTCGGGAATGTTAAAGGTAAGTAA
- the recO gene encoding DNA repair protein RecO encodes MIYQQTGMMIRQTSYSESSRIITILTESGEQVPLMARGFNKPRNQFITLRQGYLEALFTYNRFKGMGTLNDVDVTERYKNVNENFDVYTHASYILEVITRALEDDIAEPGYYRLLKKAFKLLDEGNSTYGVTSLVLVKMLPAYGGQLNLGSCAVCGRNDYKKYSHYSFKYHNVLCCDCLTDDTLERAIPVSNRVLYFALYLQLVRLDDINSVKLSNETGRQLLKFIEVIYDEYSGVYFRSKKMIDPQ; translated from the coding sequence ATGATCTATCAACAGACTGGTATGATGATCCGGCAGACGAGCTACAGCGAGTCCAGCCGGATTATTACTATACTGACAGAAAGCGGGGAGCAGGTACCGCTGATGGCGAGAGGATTCAATAAACCGAGAAACCAGTTTATTACGCTCCGCCAGGGGTATCTTGAAGCGCTGTTTACGTACAACCGTTTTAAAGGAATGGGCACGCTGAACGATGTCGATGTCACTGAACGGTATAAAAATGTAAATGAAAATTTCGATGTTTATACTCATGCCAGCTATATACTGGAAGTGATTACAAGAGCGCTTGAAGATGATATAGCTGAACCGGGTTATTACAGACTGCTGAAAAAAGCATTTAAACTGCTTGATGAAGGCAATTCAACATATGGTGTGACATCGCTCGTGCTCGTAAAAATGCTGCCCGCTTACGGCGGTCAGCTAAATCTTGGCAGCTGTGCTGTCTGCGGCAGGAATGACTACAAAAAATACAGTCACTATTCGTTTAAATATCACAATGTATTGTGCTGTGACTGTCTGACAGATGACACGCTGGAGCGTGCAATACCTGTCAGCAACAGGGTGCTGTACTTTGCACTGTACCTGCAGTTGGTCAGACTCGATGATATAAACAGCGTTAAACTGTCAAATGAAACCGGCAGGCAGCTGCTCAAATTTATCGAAGTGATTTACGATGAATACAGCGGTGTATATTTCAGAAGTAAAAAAATGATAGACCCGCAATAA
- a CDS encoding pyruvate, water dikinase regulatory protein — protein sequence MSNFKIIVASDSVGETGELVTKACLSQFKIDSPDNVIDRYPYVDNQDDVDDVIDLAKSKNALVVYTLITPSLRKYMAAELDREDISYIDVMGPLMDEISNATGLEPYNEPGRVHRLDEDYFKKIEAIEFAVKYDDGKDTSGLEKADIILLGVSRTSKTPLSQFLALKKYKVMNVPLVPEVKPPAELFEVDPDKCVALRINPDTLNKIRKERLSQLGLKDTAMYANSTRIEDELTYFDEIIGKIGCPVIDVSDKAIEETANAIMKYVDSESNIRG from the coding sequence ATGTCGAATTTTAAAATTATCGTTGCATCAGACTCAGTCGGAGAAACAGGCGAACTCGTAACGAAAGCCTGCCTGTCACAATTTAAAATCGACTCGCCGGATAATGTGATTGACCGTTATCCCTATGTGGATAATCAGGATGACGTTGACGATGTGATAGACCTGGCAAAAAGTAAAAATGCCCTTGTCGTTTATACGTTAATCACACCGTCGCTTAGAAAATACATGGCTGCAGAGCTGGACAGAGAAGATATTTCATATATAGATGTAATGGGACCGCTGATGGATGAGATTTCAAATGCGACCGGCCTTGAACCGTATAATGAGCCCGGGAGAGTACACCGTCTTGATGAAGATTACTTCAAGAAGATTGAAGCGATTGAATTTGCTGTTAAATATGATGACGGTAAAGATACCAGCGGTCTCGAAAAGGCAGATATCATCCTGCTCGGTGTGTCGAGAACTTCGAAAACACCGTTGTCTCAGTTCCTCGCACTGAAAAAATATAAAGTAATGAACGTACCGCTCGTTCCGGAAGTGAAGCCACCGGCTGAACTGTTTGAAGTCGACCCTGACAAGTGTGTCGCTTTAAGAATTAACCCGGATACGCTGAACAAAATACGTAAAGAGCGTCTAAGCCAGCTCGGCTTAAAGGATACAGCGATGTATGCCAACAGCACGCGCATCGAGGATGAATTAACATACTTCGATGAAATTATCGGTAAAATCGGCTGTCCGGTAATCGATGTATCGGATAAGGCAATCGAAGAAACTGCGAATGCCATTATGAAATACGTGGATAGCGAGAGTAATATTAGAGGGTGA
- a CDS encoding 4-hydroxy-3-methylbut-2-enyl diphosphate reductase: protein MDIIKISPRGYCYGVVDAMVIARNASLDQSLPRPIYILGMIVHNKHVTDAFEEEGIITLDGPNRLEILEQIESGTVIFTAHGVSPQVKARAREKGLVCIDATCPDVEFTHDLIREKTADDYDVIYIGKKDHPEPEGAMGVAPDHVHLIETLDDVAELPAYLTDKKLIVTNQTTMSQWDVSHIMDELKVQFPHIEVHKEICLATQVRQEAVAEQAGEADLLIVVGDPKSNNSNRLTQVSKEIAHTNAYRISSLNDLKNEWLEGVEKVAVTAGASTPTPIVKEVITYIKNYNIEQQEAPKSSVPMAKILPKIKNPEPVKIME from the coding sequence ATGGATATTATTAAAATCTCACCGCGCGGTTACTGTTACGGTGTTGTCGATGCAATGGTGATTGCGCGCAATGCTTCACTGGATCAGTCACTGCCGCGTCCTATATATATTTTAGGCATGATTGTACACAATAAACATGTGACGGATGCATTTGAAGAAGAAGGCATCATCACACTTGACGGTCCTAACCGTCTGGAAATCCTCGAACAGATCGAGAGCGGTACAGTAATCTTTACTGCACACGGTGTCTCACCGCAGGTCAAAGCACGTGCCAGGGAAAAAGGACTTGTCTGCATCGATGCAACTTGTCCGGATGTAGAATTTACCCACGATCTGATCAGGGAAAAAACTGCCGATGATTACGATGTCATTTACATCGGTAAAAAAGACCATCCTGAACCGGAAGGCGCTATGGGTGTTGCACCGGACCACGTTCACTTAATTGAAACTCTCGATGATGTTGCAGAACTGCCGGCGTACCTTACTGATAAAAAACTGATTGTAACAAACCAGACGACAATGAGTCAGTGGGATGTCAGCCATATTATGGATGAGCTGAAAGTTCAGTTCCCGCACATCGAAGTGCATAAGGAAATCTGTCTTGCGACCCAGGTCAGACAGGAAGCAGTTGCCGAACAGGCAGGAGAAGCTGATCTCTTAATCGTTGTCGGCGACCCTAAGAGTAACAACTCAAACCGTCTGACTCAGGTATCGAAAGAAATCGCACATACGAATGCTTACCGTATCAGTTCTTTAAACGACCTGAAAAACGAATGGCTTGAGGGCGTTGAAAAAGTTGCAGTTACAGCAGGCGCTTCAACTCCGACACCTATTGTGAAGGAAGTCATTACGTATATTAAAAATTATAATATCGAACAGCAGGAAGCGCCGAAGTCTTCAGTACCTATGGCTAAAATTCTGCCGAAGATTAAAAACCCTGAACCGGTTAAAATTATGGAATAA
- a CDS encoding c-type cytochrome — MNKNPIIPFLLIIFLGIGLVFLLSGLGATDDGEEDVATEEGTEESGGGEEASSGDVDAEGIARDNCASCHGQDFSGAMGPALAGTSLDEEGFTSIVRDGQGSMPAFSADQIADEELTALYQFFSEQ, encoded by the coding sequence ATGAATAAAAATCCTATAATTCCATTCTTACTGATTATTTTCTTAGGAATCGGACTTGTGTTCTTACTTTCAGGTTTAGGCGCAACTGACGACGGTGAAGAAGATGTAGCAACTGAAGAAGGTACTGAGGAATCAGGCGGCGGCGAAGAAGCTTCAAGCGGCGACGTTGATGCAGAAGGAATCGCTCGCGATAACTGTGCTTCATGTCACGGACAAGACTTCAGCGGCGCAATGGGTCCTGCATTAGCTGGAACTAGTCTTGATGAAGAAGGATTCACGTCAATCGTACGTGACGGACAAGGCTCAATGCCTGCCTTCTCAGCAGATCAGATTGCTGACGAGGAGCTAACAGCTTTATACCAGTTCTTCTCTGAACAATAA
- a CDS encoding glycine--tRNA ligase translates to MNMDTIVNLAKTRGFVFPGSEIYGGLANTWDYGPLGIELKNNVKAAWWKKFIQESPYNVGLDAAILMNPKTWDASGHLNNFNDPMIDCKSCKSRHRADKLIEDVMQKEDDTFVADGLSFDAMKEIIDDKNIDCPTCGAHDYTDIRQFNLMFKTFQGVTEGSTNELFLRPETAQGIFVNYKNVQRSMRKKLPFGIGQIGKSFRNEITPGNFTFRTREFDQMELEFFCKPGTEMEWQTYWKDFAVKWLKDLNLNEERTRLREHDEDELSHYSNATTDIEYKFPFGWGELWGVASRTDYDLRQHMEHSKEDFRYHDPETNEKYIPYCIEPSLGLDRMTLAFLTDAYEEEELENGESRTVLRFHPALAPYKAAVLPLSKKLSSEAMEVYSLLAADFNIEFDESQSIGKRYRRQDEIGTPYCITFDFDSVEDKKVTVRDRDTMEQTRIAIDELHDFLSSRIKF, encoded by the coding sequence ATGAACATGGACACAATTGTTAACCTGGCAAAAACAAGAGGATTTGTTTTTCCCGGCAGTGAAATCTATGGCGGACTTGCCAACACATGGGATTACGGTCCACTTGGCATCGAATTAAAAAACAACGTTAAGGCTGCATGGTGGAAAAAATTCATTCAGGAATCGCCTTACAACGTCGGACTGGATGCTGCAATCTTAATGAACCCTAAAACATGGGATGCTTCAGGTCATTTAAACAACTTCAATGACCCGATGATTGACTGTAAATCATGTAAGTCACGTCACCGTGCAGACAAACTGATTGAAGATGTTATGCAGAAAGAAGACGATACTTTTGTTGCAGACGGTCTGTCATTCGATGCAATGAAAGAAATTATCGATGACAAGAACATCGACTGTCCGACATGCGGTGCACACGACTATACTGATATCCGCCAGTTCAATTTAATGTTCAAAACATTCCAGGGTGTTACTGAAGGTTCAACTAACGAATTATTCCTGCGTCCTGAAACTGCACAGGGTATTTTCGTAAACTATAAAAACGTTCAGCGCTCAATGCGTAAAAAACTTCCATTCGGTATCGGACAAATCGGTAAATCCTTCCGTAACGAAATTACACCGGGTAACTTCACATTCAGAACACGTGAATTCGACCAGATGGAACTCGAGTTCTTCTGTAAGCCGGGTACTGAAATGGAATGGCAGACTTACTGGAAAGATTTCGCTGTTAAATGGCTGAAAGATTTAAACTTAAACGAAGAAAGAACACGTTTAAGAGAACATGATGAAGACGAACTGTCTCACTACTCGAACGCAACAACTGATATCGAGTACAAATTCCCGTTCGGCTGGGGTGAACTTTGGGGTGTTGCAAGCCGTACAGACTACGACTTAAGACAGCACATGGAACACTCAAAAGAAGATTTCAGATATCACGATCCTGAAACGAACGAAAAATATATTCCTTACTGCATCGAGCCGTCACTCGGTCTCGACCGTATGACGCTTGCATTCTTAACAGATGCATACGAAGAGGAAGAGCTTGAGAACGGTGAATCACGCACAGTATTGCGTTTCCACCCTGCTCTTGCACCGTATAAAGCGGCAGTTCTTCCTTTATCGAAAAAATTAAGCAGCGAAGCGATGGAAGTATACAGCCTGCTTGCAGCTGACTTTAACATTGAATTCGATGAATCACAGTCAATCGGTAAACGTTACCGCCGTCAGGATGAAATCGGTACGCCGTACTGTATTACATTCGATTTCGATTCAGTTGAAGACAAAAAAGTTACAGTAAGAGACCGTGATACGATGGAACAGACTCGTATTGCAATTGACGAACTTCACGATTTCCTGTCATCAAGAATTAAGTTTTAA
- a CDS encoding helix-turn-helix transcriptional regulator, which yields MELNERQEKILSIVKQHGPITGSKIAAQLSLSRATLRPDLAILTMSGFLDARPRVGYFYTGKETNDVIALKVNNILVRDVQSLPILITADTSIYDAIVKMFLEDVGTLYVIDDEQSLTGVISRKDLLKGTMSFKDTENTPVSAVMTRSPNIAMCYPDDLLLYVAKQIIDRQIDSLPVVVEKNGRIEVTGRITKTNITKVFVNLME from the coding sequence GTGGAACTGAATGAACGCCAAGAAAAAATTCTAAGCATAGTAAAACAGCACGGGCCGATCACCGGCAGTAAAATCGCTGCACAGCTGTCATTGTCCCGTGCCACGCTGCGTCCGGATCTTGCCATTTTGACGATGTCCGGCTTTTTGGATGCAAGACCCCGTGTCGGTTATTTTTATACGGGCAAGGAAACAAATGATGTCATAGCGCTTAAAGTAAATAATATTCTGGTGCGTGACGTACAGAGTCTGCCGATTTTAATTACGGCGGATACGAGTATTTATGATGCAATTGTCAAGATGTTCCTGGAAGATGTGGGTACGCTGTATGTAATTGATGACGAACAGTCACTTACCGGTGTAATTTCAAGAAAAGATCTGTTAAAAGGCACGATGAGCTTTAAAGATACAGAAAACACACCGGTCAGCGCAGTGATGACCCGGAGTCCCAACATTGCGATGTGCTATCCGGATGATCTTCTCTTATACGTTGCGAAACAGATTATCGACAGGCAGATTGATTCACTGCCCGTTGTCGTGGAGAAGAACGGCAGAATCGAAGTCACAGGCAGAATTACCAAAACCAATATTACAAAAGTATTTGTAAACTTAATGGAGTGA
- the dnaG gene encoding DNA primase: protein MRIPEETIAKIKDETDITELVASYIKLERRGRNYVGLCPFHDEKTPSFSVSPEKQIAHCFGCKKGGNVFQFLMEIENMSFAEAAAKLGEPLNIKIDTQTSNIAESDMTFIRMHEYMTGLYHQLLVNTNEGEKALQYLLDRGFPMELIRSEQIGYAPDMPKFATNALLEQGYNEETAYQAGLVSRNEENFSYYDRFVGRIMIPIKNHQGHLVGYTARSIDGSEPKYLNTPETETFKKRELFFNLHDARKHVRKLDNIILMEGHLDVLKVKTTKVKHIVATMGTELSQENVSLLERLSSNVTIMFDGDSAGRNATLKVGDTLLKRGLNVYVQKIPDKMDPDEYIETFGAEKFEQFIADEQQHYLHFKAEVLRHEAKENDMKLTQHLNTLAGDLQFVRDHLTAERLIVTISSIFGVDKQALSGIIPEPVRQEPDYRIPEPVREQMTLRQKKERYLTKLMMANREFLLEYRDALDENVLTYRPYYDIMRGLCAYFEAHGEFDISMALNYLDPALTDTLIELDGMSIHEDVSHSEINDYLEDLSGIRNSEYEKQEIYRKLEVAERDNDMELQIKLTQQLIELNRIHKM, encoded by the coding sequence GTGAGAATACCCGAGGAAACCATAGCTAAAATAAAAGACGAGACCGACATTACCGAGCTGGTGGCAAGTTACATAAAACTTGAACGGCGCGGACGGAACTATGTTGGTCTCTGTCCGTTTCACGACGAAAAAACACCGTCTTTTTCAGTCAGCCCGGAAAAGCAGATCGCACATTGTTTCGGCTGTAAAAAAGGCGGCAACGTATTCCAGTTTCTGATGGAAATTGAGAATATGTCATTCGCTGAAGCGGCTGCAAAACTCGGAGAACCGCTGAACATAAAAATAGATACACAAACGAGCAATATTGCAGAAAGCGATATGACGTTTATCCGTATGCATGAATATATGACGGGACTGTACCATCAGCTGCTCGTCAATACAAACGAAGGTGAAAAAGCGCTGCAGTATTTACTCGACCGGGGATTCCCGATGGAGTTAATCCGCTCGGAACAGATCGGTTATGCGCCGGATATGCCGAAGTTTGCAACGAATGCGCTGCTGGAACAGGGCTACAATGAAGAAACTGCCTATCAGGCCGGACTTGTCTCGAGAAATGAAGAAAACTTCTCATATTACGACCGTTTTGTCGGCCGTATTATGATTCCCATTAAAAATCATCAGGGGCACCTGGTCGGTTATACCGCGAGAAGTATAGACGGCAGTGAACCGAAATATTTAAACACTCCCGAAACGGAAACCTTCAAAAAGCGCGAACTGTTTTTTAATCTGCACGATGCGAGAAAGCATGTGAGAAAACTTGATAATATCATTTTAATGGAAGGGCATCTCGATGTTCTGAAAGTTAAAACGACGAAAGTTAAACATATCGTTGCAACGATGGGAACCGAACTCAGTCAGGAGAACGTGAGCCTGCTGGAAAGGCTGTCTTCAAACGTTACTATTATGTTTGACGGGGACTCAGCAGGCCGTAATGCCACGTTGAAAGTCGGGGACACACTGCTGAAACGCGGACTGAATGTCTACGTACAGAAAATCCCGGATAAAATGGATCCGGATGAATATATCGAAACGTTCGGTGCTGAAAAGTTCGAGCAGTTTATCGCGGATGAGCAGCAGCATTATCTGCATTTTAAAGCGGAAGTGCTGCGTCATGAGGCTAAGGAGAACGACATGAAACTGACGCAGCACCTGAACACGCTGGCAGGGGACCTGCAGTTTGTCAGGGACCACCTGACGGCGGAACGGCTCATCGTAACCATCAGTTCGATTTTCGGTGTGGATAAGCAGGCGCTTTCCGGCATTATACCGGAACCCGTCAGACAGGAACCTGACTACCGTATTCCTGAACCTGTAAGGGAACAGATGACACTTCGTCAGAAAAAAGAGCGCTACTTAACTAAATTAATGATGGCTAACCGCGAATTTCTGCTTGAATACAGGGATGCGCTTGATGAGAATGTCTTAACGTACCGTCCTTATTATGATATAATGAGAGGACTTTGTGCTTATTTTGAGGCGCACGGAGAATTCGATATTTCGATGGCCCTTAACTATCTTGATCCTGCACTGACGGACACACTCATAGAACTCGACGGAATGTCGATTCATGAAGACGTCTCACATAGTGAAATAAATGATTATCTTGAAGATTTAAGTGGTATAAGAAATAGTGAATACGAAAAACAGGAAATTTACCGCAAATTGGAAGTTGCGGAACGTGACAACGATATGGAACTGCAGATTAAGCTGACTCAGCAGTTGATTGAGCTTAACCGGATACACAAAATGTAG
- a CDS encoding SCO family protein, with product MFRSTLLIALVLLLAACGSNKVEPMSYYGNTLEEFEAVNQHNETFTSENMEGRVWLANLIFTQCITVCPPMTQNMTELTQDLEKADLENVGVLSFSVDPDTDTPEVLSEYMSWYSPGESIEWHLLTGYEFEYMRDYALNNFKSIIKLPQDGSNQVLHGTAIYLIDENGTLIKDYTGVDAGDNKFETEEIIKDVKMMTGNLK from the coding sequence ATGTTTAGAAGCACGCTGCTGATTGCGCTTGTCTTGTTACTGGCTGCATGCGGCAGTAACAAAGTTGAGCCGATGTCATACTACGGCAATACACTTGAGGAATTTGAAGCTGTTAATCAGCATAATGAAACTTTTACATCCGAAAATATGGAAGGCAGAGTCTGGCTGGCCAACCTGATTTTCACACAATGTATAACAGTCTGCCCGCCCATGACACAGAATATGACCGAACTGACTCAGGATCTTGAAAAAGCGGATCTTGAAAATGTCGGTGTGTTAAGCTTTTCAGTGGATCCCGATACGGATACACCTGAAGTGCTCTCGGAATATATGAGCTGGTACAGCCCGGGAGAGTCCATTGAGTGGCATCTCCTCACCGGATATGAATTTGAATACATGCGGGACTATGCGCTGAACAACTTCAAGTCTATTATTAAGCTGCCGCAGGACGGGTCCAACCAGGTACTCCACGGTACAGCAATATATCTGATCGATGAAAACGGCACGCTGATCAAAGACTATACCGGTGTCGATGCAGGAGATAATAAATTTGAAACAGAAGAAATTATTAAAGATGTTAAAATGATGACAGGTAATTTGAAATAG